In one Cellulomonas sp. JZ18 genomic region, the following are encoded:
- a CDS encoding methionine ABC transporter ATP-binding protein, whose product MIELSALRKVYPSADGPVVALDGIDLAVGRGVVHGIVGRSGAGKSTLIRCLTGLEQPTSGTVTVDGVTLTGLSEKQLRTARRNMGMVFQHVNLLDSRTVAANVAYPLEVAGVPRDRRRARVAELLDLVGLGHRASAYPAQLSGGQKQRIGIARALATEPAVLLCDEPTSALDGETTRQILGLVRDLRDRLGITVVVITHEPSVVREVCDEVTLLEYGRVVQSGPLTEVVTATGSPLSRALVPVPDLPPDAGRHLVEVTYATDDVATRDAFAAVAALGDDVEVVSATVEPLAGRRVGRLLLDAPRGGTDAVVARLRAAGLDPVVTGRDGTGRDGTGTQEVA is encoded by the coding sequence GTGATCGAGCTGTCCGCCCTGCGCAAGGTGTACCCGTCCGCCGACGGGCCCGTCGTCGCGCTCGACGGCATCGACCTCGCGGTCGGCCGCGGCGTCGTGCACGGCATCGTCGGCCGCTCCGGCGCGGGCAAGTCCACGCTCATCCGCTGCCTCACCGGCCTCGAGCAGCCGACGTCCGGGACGGTGACGGTCGACGGCGTCACGCTCACGGGCCTGTCGGAGAAGCAGCTGCGGACCGCGCGCCGGAACATGGGGATGGTGTTCCAGCACGTCAACCTGCTGGACTCACGCACGGTCGCCGCCAACGTCGCCTACCCGCTCGAGGTCGCGGGCGTGCCGCGCGACCGCCGCCGTGCGCGCGTCGCCGAGCTGCTCGACCTCGTCGGGCTCGGGCACCGCGCCTCGGCGTACCCCGCGCAGCTGTCGGGCGGGCAGAAGCAGCGCATCGGCATCGCCCGCGCGCTCGCCACCGAACCGGCCGTGCTGCTGTGCGACGAGCCGACCTCCGCGCTGGACGGCGAGACGACGCGGCAGATCCTCGGCCTGGTCCGCGACCTGCGCGACCGCCTGGGCATCACGGTCGTCGTCATCACCCACGAGCCCTCGGTGGTGCGCGAGGTCTGCGACGAGGTCACGCTGCTCGAGTACGGGCGGGTCGTCCAGTCGGGGCCCCTCACGGAGGTCGTCACCGCGACCGGCTCGCCGCTGTCGCGGGCGCTCGTGCCCGTGCCGGACCTGCCGCCCGACGCCGGCCGCCACCTCGTGGAGGTCACCTACGCGACGGACGACGTCGCCACCCGGGACGCGTTCGCCGCGGTCGCCGCGCTGGGCGACGACGTCGAGGTCGTGTCCGCGACGGTCGAGCCGCTCGCCGGGCGCCGCGTCGGGCGGCTGCTCCTCGACGCGCCCCGCGGGGGCACGGACGCGGTCGTCGCACGCCTGCGCGCCGCCGGTCTCGACCCCGTCGTCACCGGGCGCGACGGAACCGGGCGTGACGGAACCGGGACGCAGGAGGTGGCCTGA
- a CDS encoding LLM class F420-dependent oxidoreductase: MDLRIFTEPQQGATYDDLLAVARATEDLGFDAFFRSDHYLTMGGDGLPGPTDAWTTLAGLARETSRIRLGTLVSSATFRHPGVLAIQVAQVDQMSGGRVELGLGAGWFAEEHAAYGIPFPEKRFGILTEQLEVVTGLWGTPVGERFEHRGEHYTLTDSPALPKPVQQSPLDPSRAGVPVIVGGNGPTRTPRLAARFATEYNQAFPELADVPGRIARLREVCVEQGRDPQTLVQSVALVLCVGRDEAEVARRAAAIGREVPELREHGVAGTVDEAAERLRTLAGQGVQRVYLQVLDLHDLEHLQLVAEEVAPQLG, translated from the coding sequence ATGGACCTGCGCATCTTCACCGAGCCCCAGCAGGGTGCGACGTACGACGACCTGCTCGCCGTGGCCCGCGCCACCGAGGACCTGGGCTTCGACGCCTTCTTCCGCTCCGACCACTACCTGACGATGGGCGGCGACGGCCTGCCCGGCCCGACCGACGCCTGGACCACGCTCGCGGGTCTCGCGCGCGAGACGAGCCGCATCCGGCTCGGCACGCTCGTCTCGTCGGCGACGTTCCGCCACCCGGGCGTGCTGGCGATCCAGGTCGCGCAGGTCGACCAGATGTCCGGCGGGCGCGTGGAGCTGGGCCTGGGGGCCGGCTGGTTCGCCGAGGAGCACGCCGCCTACGGCATCCCGTTCCCGGAGAAGCGCTTCGGCATCCTCACCGAGCAGCTCGAGGTCGTCACCGGCCTGTGGGGAACGCCGGTCGGCGAGCGGTTCGAGCACCGCGGCGAGCACTACACGCTGACGGACTCCCCGGCGCTGCCGAAGCCGGTCCAGCAGTCGCCGCTCGACCCGTCCCGGGCGGGCGTGCCCGTGATCGTCGGCGGCAACGGCCCGACCCGCACGCCTCGCCTCGCGGCCCGGTTCGCGACCGAGTACAACCAGGCGTTCCCCGAGCTCGCCGACGTGCCGGGGCGCATCGCGCGCCTGCGCGAGGTGTGCGTCGAGCAGGGGCGCGACCCGCAGACGCTGGTGCAGTCCGTCGCGCTCGTGCTGTGCGTCGGCCGGGACGAGGCCGAGGTCGCGCGGCGCGCCGCCGCGATCGGCCGCGAGGTGCCCGAGCTGCGCGAGCACGGCGTCGCCGGCACGGTCGACGAGGCCGCGGAGCGGCTGCGCACCCTGGCGGGTCAGGGCGTGCAGCGGGTGTACCTGCAGGTCCTGGACCTGCACGACCTCGAGCACCTGCAGCTCGTGGCGGAGGAGGTCGCGCCGCAGCTCGGCTGA
- a CDS encoding glutathione-independent formaldehyde dehydrogenase, whose amino-acid sequence MRALVYEGPRKVTVQDVPDARVEQPTDAVIRLTTTNICGSDLHMYEGRTAVEGGTVLGHENMGVVEEVGPAVTRIKVGDRVSVPFNIACGTCRNCLHGWTSYCTRTNPTEGMDGAAYGYANMGPYPGGQAEYLRVPYADVNLLELPEGTEHEDDFAMLSDIFPTGWHGTALAGVSPGDDVAVFGAGPVGLMAAYAALIQGAARVFVVDKEADRLRLAESVGAVGVDLSAGSPVEQILDATQGRGTDCGVEAVGYQAHDHTGEEHPELVLDNLVQVVRSTGGIGVVGVYAPEDPGAATEQAKEGRIPFQFGQLFAKGQHLGTGQAPVMRYNRQLRDLIVAGRAKPSFIVSHHLGLDEGPDAYAHFDAREDGWTKVLLHPHGRP is encoded by the coding sequence GTGCGCGCACTCGTCTACGAAGGCCCCCGCAAGGTCACCGTCCAGGACGTCCCCGACGCCCGCGTCGAGCAGCCGACCGACGCCGTCATCCGGCTCACCACCACGAACATCTGCGGCTCCGACCTGCACATGTACGAGGGCCGCACGGCCGTCGAGGGCGGCACCGTGCTCGGTCACGAGAACATGGGCGTCGTCGAGGAGGTCGGCCCGGCGGTCACCCGCATCAAGGTCGGCGACCGCGTGAGCGTGCCGTTCAACATCGCGTGCGGCACGTGCCGCAACTGCCTGCACGGGTGGACGTCGTACTGCACGCGCACCAACCCGACCGAGGGCATGGACGGCGCCGCGTACGGGTACGCCAACATGGGCCCCTACCCCGGCGGCCAGGCCGAGTACCTGCGCGTCCCGTACGCCGACGTCAACCTGCTCGAGCTGCCCGAGGGCACCGAGCACGAGGACGACTTCGCGATGCTGAGCGACATCTTCCCGACCGGATGGCACGGCACCGCGCTGGCCGGCGTGAGCCCGGGCGACGACGTCGCAGTGTTCGGCGCCGGCCCCGTCGGCCTGATGGCCGCGTACGCGGCGCTGATCCAGGGCGCGGCGCGCGTCTTCGTCGTCGACAAGGAGGCGGACCGGCTGCGCCTCGCCGAGTCGGTCGGCGCGGTCGGCGTCGACCTGTCGGCCGGCAGCCCGGTCGAGCAGATCCTGGACGCGACCCAGGGACGTGGCACCGACTGCGGCGTCGAGGCCGTCGGGTACCAGGCGCACGACCACACCGGCGAGGAGCACCCGGAGCTCGTGCTCGACAACCTCGTGCAGGTCGTGCGCAGCACCGGCGGCATCGGGGTCGTCGGCGTGTACGCACCCGAGGACCCGGGCGCCGCGACCGAGCAGGCGAAGGAGGGGCGCATCCCGTTCCAGTTCGGGCAGCTGTTCGCGAAGGGCCAGCACCTGGGCACCGGGCAGGCGCCGGTCATGCGCTACAACCGGCAGCTGCGCGACCTGATCGTCGCCGGGCGGGCGAAGCCCTCCTTCATCGTGTCGCACCACCTGGGCCTCGACGAGGGGCCGGACGCGTACGCGCACTTCGACGCGCGCGAGGACGGCTGGACGAAGGTGCTGCTGCACCCGCACGGCCGGCCCTGA
- a CDS encoding DUF1684 domain-containing protein, whose translation MHEAAPLTAALEVADWRRRVIETYAQVRAIARTDPAGAHAVWVQQRDELFATHPASPLTPDARAEFAGLDVAPYDPAYRFEIAVEPAAEQRLDVATGTDGVVGYNRVGTVDLPGLGRVALWSLRGYGGGLFLPLKDASAGRDGGTYGGGRYLLDTIKGADLGCDHVGRLVVDLNFAYNPSCAYDARWACPLATRSNTVDVDVPVGERAPSGALAA comes from the coding sequence GTGCACGAGGCCGCCCCGCTCACCGCCGCGCTGGAGGTCGCCGACTGGCGCCGACGGGTCATCGAGACGTACGCGCAGGTGCGCGCGATCGCCCGCACCGACCCGGCGGGCGCGCACGCGGTGTGGGTGCAGCAGCGCGACGAGCTGTTCGCCACCCACCCGGCCTCCCCGCTCACACCCGACGCGCGCGCCGAGTTCGCCGGCCTCGACGTCGCCCCGTACGACCCCGCCTACCGGTTCGAAATCGCCGTGGAGCCCGCCGCCGAGCAGCGCCTCGACGTCGCGACGGGCACCGACGGCGTCGTCGGCTACAACCGGGTCGGCACGGTCGACCTGCCCGGTCTGGGCCGCGTCGCGCTGTGGTCGCTGCGCGGGTACGGCGGCGGGCTCTTCCTGCCGCTCAAGGACGCGTCGGCCGGCCGGGACGGCGGCACGTACGGCGGCGGCCGCTACCTGCTCGACACGATCAAGGGCGCCGACCTGGGGTGCGACCACGTCGGTCGGCTCGTCGTCGACCTCAACTTCGCGTACAACCCGTCGTGCGCGTACGACGCGCGCTGGGCGTGCCCCCTGGCGACGCGCTCCAACACCGTGGACGTGGACGTCCCGGTGGGCGAGCGCGCACCGTCCGGGGCGCTCGCCGCCTGA
- a CDS encoding glycosyltransferase translates to MATTFDRLLLDPRRTDDVRGPHGRRQPRPARSPENEAAQSPSLMLLVLLAAAGVVVYAAFLLNPANRGDWLPYTMVIVAETVLVAHALLAMWTVLSSGHNPRGFAFHHAQERLYDIAEILREGVEDQPHRWQMYLEGTPVTVDVFVTTCGEDLETIRRTVTAAVAMQGRHDTYVLDDGRSDAVRDLAAELGARYVRRLSSGGAKAGNINHALSLTRSEYVVVLDADFVPLPQFLHETVPFFASSDVAFVQTPQTYGNYDTIISRGAGYMQAVFYRYVQPGRNRFNAAFCVGTNVIYRRAAIDSVGGIYTDSKSEDVWTSLMLHEKGWRTVYIPTTLAIGDTPRPSRRTRSSSCAGRPAGSRSCSPTTRSRGSATSRPTSASSTPSPRPTTSPASHRCSCCWCRRSRSTSTCPRWT, encoded by the coding sequence GTGGCCACGACCTTCGACCGACTCCTGCTCGACCCGCGCCGCACCGACGACGTGCGCGGCCCGCACGGCCGGCGCCAGCCCCGCCCCGCCCGCTCACCCGAGAACGAGGCCGCGCAGAGCCCCTCGCTCATGCTCCTCGTGCTCCTCGCCGCCGCCGGCGTCGTGGTGTACGCCGCCTTCCTGCTCAACCCCGCCAACCGCGGCGACTGGCTGCCCTACACGATGGTGATCGTCGCCGAGACGGTGCTCGTCGCCCACGCGCTGCTGGCGATGTGGACCGTCCTGTCGAGCGGGCACAACCCGCGCGGCTTCGCCTTCCACCACGCGCAGGAGCGGCTGTACGACATCGCCGAGATCCTGCGCGAGGGCGTCGAGGACCAGCCGCACCGCTGGCAGATGTACCTCGAGGGCACGCCCGTGACGGTCGACGTCTTCGTCACGACCTGCGGCGAGGACCTCGAGACGATCCGCCGCACCGTGACCGCGGCCGTCGCGATGCAGGGCAGGCACGACACGTACGTCCTCGACGACGGCCGCTCGGACGCCGTGCGCGACCTCGCCGCCGAGCTCGGCGCCCGCTACGTGCGGCGCCTGTCGAGCGGCGGGGCCAAGGCCGGCAACATCAACCACGCGCTGTCGCTGACGCGCAGCGAGTACGTCGTGGTGCTCGACGCCGACTTCGTGCCGCTGCCCCAGTTCCTGCACGAGACGGTGCCGTTCTTCGCCTCGTCCGACGTCGCGTTCGTCCAGACCCCGCAGACGTACGGCAACTACGACACGATCATCAGCCGCGGTGCGGGCTACATGCAGGCGGTCTTCTACCGCTACGTGCAGCCGGGCCGGAACCGGTTCAACGCCGCGTTCTGCGTCGGCACGAACGTGATCTACCGCCGCGCGGCGATCGACTCGGTCGGCGGCATCTACACCGACTCGAAGTCCGAGGACGTGTGGACCTCGCTCATGCTGCACGAGAAGGGCTGGCGCACGGTCTACATCCCGACCACGCTCGCGATCGGCGACACCCCGAGACCGTCGAGGCGTACACGAAGCAGCAGCTGCGCTGGGCGACCGGCGGGTTCGAGATCATGCTCACCCACAACCCGTTCTCGCGGAAGCGCAACCTCACGACCGACCAGCGCATCCAGTACGCCGTCACCGCGACCCACTACCTCACCGGCATCGCACCGCTGCTCCTGCTGCTGGTGCCGCCGCTCGAGATCTACCTCGACCTGTCCCCGATGGACCTGA
- the aztD gene encoding zinc metallochaperone AztD, producing MNHPVTRPRRAGVRLAALALPLALLGACAGGSSEPAASSTPSASAEATATKTEAAAVTPRLVLTYDGGLVVLDATTLETVDTIEADGFLRVNPAGDGRHVMVSTEGGFQVLDAGTWAQPHGDHDHYWTSDPVLTDTVFEADEPGHAVVHGDTLALFADGTGEVTVVDPAAVAEGEDAVVREYRAPSAHHGVAVVRTDDTMVVSDGTEDERTGVRLLGADDTEIAATDQCPGVHGEAVAANDVVTVGCQDGIVIVSGQSVTKVQAPDAYGRIGNQAGHEDSPYVLGDYKTDKDAELERPTRVTITDTAAGTLRVVDLPSSYTFRSLARGDAGEALVLGTDGQIHVIDPATATLTRSIPVIDAWEEPMEWQEPRPAIHVLDGTAYVTDPSTDRVLAVDVETGEVWNEVTLDVTPNEITSAPGRAPHAHGDEHAGETAEEHAEHAGETAEEHAEHDHEHDHEHEHGTEG from the coding sequence ATGAACCACCCCGTCACCCGACCGCGCCGCGCCGGCGTGCGCCTCGCCGCCCTCGCCCTGCCGCTCGCGCTCCTCGGCGCCTGCGCCGGCGGCTCGTCCGAGCCCGCCGCCTCGTCCACCCCGTCCGCCTCCGCCGAGGCGACGGCCACGAAGACCGAGGCGGCGGCCGTCACGCCGCGCCTCGTCCTGACGTACGACGGCGGCCTGGTCGTCCTCGACGCCACCACGCTCGAGACGGTCGACACCATCGAGGCCGACGGCTTCCTGCGCGTGAACCCCGCGGGCGACGGCCGGCACGTCATGGTGTCGACGGAGGGCGGCTTCCAGGTCCTCGACGCCGGCACCTGGGCCCAGCCGCACGGCGACCACGACCACTACTGGACGTCGGACCCCGTGCTCACCGACACGGTGTTCGAGGCCGACGAGCCCGGGCACGCGGTCGTCCACGGCGACACGCTCGCGCTGTTCGCGGACGGCACCGGCGAGGTCACCGTCGTCGACCCCGCCGCGGTCGCCGAGGGCGAGGACGCCGTGGTCCGCGAGTACCGGGCCCCGTCGGCGCACCACGGCGTCGCCGTCGTGCGCACCGACGACACGATGGTCGTCTCGGACGGCACGGAGGACGAGCGCACGGGCGTGCGCCTGCTCGGCGCGGACGACACCGAGATCGCCGCGACCGACCAGTGCCCCGGCGTGCACGGCGAGGCCGTCGCCGCGAACGACGTCGTGACGGTCGGCTGCCAGGACGGCATCGTCATCGTCTCCGGCCAGTCCGTCACCAAGGTCCAGGCGCCCGACGCCTACGGCCGCATCGGCAACCAGGCCGGCCACGAGGACTCGCCGTACGTGCTGGGCGACTACAAGACGGACAAGGACGCCGAGCTCGAGCGTCCGACGCGCGTCACCATCACCGACACCGCCGCGGGCACCCTGCGCGTCGTCGACCTGCCCTCGTCGTACACGTTCCGCTCGCTCGCCCGCGGCGACGCCGGCGAGGCGCTCGTGCTGGGCACCGACGGGCAGATCCACGTGATCGACCCGGCGACCGCGACGCTCACGCGCTCGATCCCCGTGATCGACGCCTGGGAGGAGCCGATGGAGTGGCAGGAGCCGCGCCCGGCGATCCACGTCCTCGACGGCACCGCCTACGTCACCGACCCGTCGACGGACCGCGTCCTGGCGGTGGACGTCGAGACCGGTGAGGTCTGGAACGAGGTGACGCTCGACGTGACGCCGAACGAGATCACGTCCGCCCCCGGCCGCGCGCCGCACGCCCACGGCGACGAGCACGCCGGCGAGACGGCCGAGGAGCACGCCGAGCACGCGGGCGAGACCGCCGAGGAGCACGCCGAGCACGACCACGAGCACGACCACGAGCACGAGCACGGCACTGAGGGCTGA
- a CDS encoding methionine ABC transporter permease — protein sequence MDGFWTELTSNRVITQMLPEATVETLQMVGLSALVTLVVGLPLGLLLRSVAPDGLTPNRTVSAVLGVVVNVLRALPFIILAVALIPLTRAIVGTSLGWQAAVVPLSIGTIPFFARLVETAVRDVAAGKVEAARVMGSSTAKVVSQVLVREALPSIVSAFTVTVISLIGFSAMVGAIGAGGLGFLAISYGFQRFDATVLYTSVVVIVVLVTLVQVAGDAVARRLDHR from the coding sequence ATGGACGGGTTCTGGACGGAGCTGACGTCGAACCGCGTCATCACGCAGATGCTCCCCGAGGCGACGGTCGAGACGCTGCAGATGGTCGGGCTGTCGGCGCTCGTGACGCTCGTCGTCGGGCTGCCGCTCGGGCTGCTGCTGCGGTCGGTCGCCCCCGACGGCCTCACGCCGAACCGCACCGTGTCCGCCGTGCTCGGCGTCGTCGTCAACGTGCTGCGCGCGCTGCCCTTCATCATCCTCGCGGTCGCGCTCATCCCGCTGACCCGCGCGATCGTGGGCACCAGCCTCGGCTGGCAGGCCGCCGTGGTCCCGCTCAGCATCGGGACCATCCCGTTCTTCGCGCGCCTGGTCGAGACCGCCGTGCGGGACGTCGCCGCCGGCAAGGTCGAGGCGGCCCGCGTGATGGGCTCGAGCACCGCGAAGGTGGTGTCGCAGGTGCTCGTGCGCGAGGCCCTGCCGTCGATCGTGTCGGCGTTCACCGTCACCGTCATCTCGCTGATCGGCTTCTCCGCGATGGTCGGCGCGATCGGCGCCGGCGGCCTCGGCTTCCTCGCGATCAGCTACGGCTTCCAGCGCTTCGACGCCACCGTGCTCTACACGTCCGTCGTCGTCATCGTCGTCCTGGTCACGCTCGTCCAGGTCGCCGGCGACGCGGTCGCGCGCCGTCTGGACCACCGGTGA
- a CDS encoding MetQ/NlpA family ABC transporter substrate-binding protein, whose protein sequence is MKRTVRTAAVLSAAALVMAGCAGGGGESEPEGGATEAGGTTTLVVGASPVPHAEILQFVKDELAADAGIELEIQEFTDYVLPNTALAEGELDANFFQHLPYFEAQVEEQGFDFDHFEGVHIEPYGLYSESVESVEDIPDGGTIGITNDPGNQARALDLLVEAELITLADTEGDPTLLDIEDNPKNLQFVETAPEQLVVSLQDVDAAIINGNFALEAGLNPAEDAIVLESGEDNPYANFLAVRSEDKENEAIVTLDELLHSDEVRAFIEERWPAGEVLPAF, encoded by the coding sequence ATGAAGCGAACCGTCCGCACCGCAGCCGTCCTGTCCGCAGCGGCCCTGGTGATGGCCGGCTGCGCGGGCGGCGGCGGGGAGAGCGAGCCCGAGGGCGGCGCGACCGAGGCCGGGGGCACCACGACCCTCGTCGTCGGCGCCAGCCCCGTGCCGCACGCCGAGATCCTGCAGTTCGTGAAGGACGAGCTCGCGGCCGACGCGGGCATCGAGCTGGAGATCCAGGAGTTCACGGACTACGTCCTGCCGAACACGGCGCTGGCCGAGGGCGAGCTCGACGCGAACTTCTTCCAGCACCTGCCGTACTTCGAGGCGCAGGTCGAGGAGCAGGGCTTCGACTTCGACCACTTCGAGGGCGTGCACATCGAGCCCTACGGGCTGTACTCGGAGTCGGTCGAGTCGGTCGAGGACATCCCCGACGGCGGCACGATCGGCATCACGAACGACCCGGGCAACCAGGCGCGCGCGCTGGACCTGCTGGTCGAGGCCGAGCTCATCACGCTCGCCGACACCGAGGGCGACCCGACGCTGCTCGACATCGAGGACAACCCGAAGAACCTCCAGTTCGTCGAGACGGCGCCCGAGCAGCTCGTCGTGTCGCTGCAGGACGTCGACGCCGCGATCATCAACGGCAACTTCGCGCTCGAGGCGGGCCTGAACCCGGCGGAGGACGCGATCGTCCTGGAGTCGGGCGAGGACAACCCGTACGCGAACTTCCTCGCCGTGCGCTCGGAGGACAAGGAGAACGAGGCGATCGTGACCCTCGACGAGCTCCTGCACTCCGACGAGGTCCGTGCGTTCATCGAGGAGCGGTGGCCCGCGGGCGAGGTGCTCCCCGCCTTCTGA
- a CDS encoding HlyD family efflux transporter periplasmic adaptor subunit encodes MTWASRLRLLAGTLVVLVVAGLATFHLNDTRGRATSDSAQILGQTYAVGTPYAGLVADQLVQVGDEVAEGDPLFVVDSAALAYELRNGLVTEPPELTSLDAEGRLVVHASGPGRVTQVAAERGTFVPGSTTLATVQRADSLYVQAEYTLSAKEYARVPDGAAVTLELPNRARLRGEVEQVDVQTVGGHAQAVVRVRSDELVDGAANGLVSAGTPVVAVMELENDGIVSTVADNVRSYVDGLRP; translated from the coding sequence ATGACCTGGGCCAGCCGCCTGCGCCTGCTCGCCGGCACGCTCGTCGTGCTCGTCGTCGCCGGGCTCGCCACGTTCCACCTCAACGACACCCGCGGACGCGCCACCAGCGACTCCGCGCAGATCCTCGGCCAGACCTACGCCGTCGGCACCCCGTACGCGGGGCTCGTCGCCGACCAGCTCGTCCAGGTCGGCGACGAGGTCGCCGAGGGCGACCCGCTCTTCGTCGTCGACTCCGCCGCCCTCGCCTACGAGCTGCGCAACGGGCTCGTCACCGAGCCGCCCGAGCTCACCTCGCTCGACGCCGAGGGCCGGCTCGTCGTGCACGCCAGCGGCCCGGGCCGCGTCACGCAGGTCGCCGCCGAGCGCGGCACCTTCGTGCCAGGCTCCACGACGCTCGCGACCGTGCAGCGCGCCGACTCGCTCTACGTGCAGGCCGAGTACACCCTCTCGGCCAAGGAGTACGCCCGCGTGCCGGACGGCGCCGCCGTCACCCTCGAGCTGCCGAACCGCGCCCGCCTGCGCGGGGAGGTCGAGCAGGTCGACGTCCAGACCGTCGGCGGGCACGCCCAGGCCGTCGTGCGGGTGCGCAGCGACGAGCTCGTCGACGGCGCCGCGAACGGGCTCGTGAGCGCCGGCACGCCGGTGGTCGCCGTGATGGAGCTCGAGAACGACGGCATCGTCAGCACGGTCGCGGACAACGTGCGGTCCTACGTCGACGGGCTGCGCCCGTGA